Below is a genomic region from Rhineura floridana isolate rRhiFlo1 chromosome 5, rRhiFlo1.hap2, whole genome shotgun sequence.
AACTGGCTTCTGGCTCCATGAGGCAGATGCTGCTGTGGAGAACAGTCCTTGAATTGCACCATCTGCACAGATGGCAACAAGATTTAGAAtttggcttttttttaatgttcaaaaTAATTTTTCTGTTGTCGTCATGGTCAGGAAGATGTTCCTCTGCTGCGGCCCATGAATTCCAGCCCTTCAATGGGTATGTCTTTCTCCTTAATAGCTTTCTGGGTGCACAGTTGGTAGCGCTTGAAGAGCTGGGTGCAGGGCTTGCCTCCACTGCTGTCGCCACCCTTCAGGAACTTCTCGGCAAACCAGCGGTTGAAGCACTGGTCGTACTCCCGCTTCATCTCTGTGCAGGCCTCACCCAAACTGTTCATGGTGGTACCCATAGACTTTTTttgagccagtgggcacatttggaattttggagAAAGAGTTATGGGcgccagtcataaaatggctgtcatggggatGTGACAGAACACAAATGGCTGCAACAGCAATGTGGGCAGAGTTGCAgatacagcacagtccaaacaaacACATGTCAAGTACTGAGAACTAGTCCAGGGCTGCAttcattcacactgtacattcattccactattgttccactttaaacatgacttcccccaaagtatgctggaactgtagtttgtgaagggtgctgagagttgttaggaaattcCTAATCCCTTcacaaagctaaaatgatgaaactgaggttatcatactttggacacataatgagaagacatgattcattagaaaagataataatgctgcgaaaaacagaaggaagtagaaaaagaggaagatcaaacaagagatggattgattccataaaggaagccacagacctgaacttacaagatctgaacagggtggttcatgacagatgctcttggaggttgctgattcatagggtcaccataagtcgtagtcgactcggaggcacataacaataccTGGGCTAAGCAGAACGCAGAATTCCCCTCTAGAGACAATCTGGTCCAACTATTAGGAAGAGTGATACTATTACAAAGGTAGTAAACTGGTATTTATTGTTAAATCTCATTTGccttgaagcaagagaaagagaaTTAGATTCTCTGGCTCAGGTACAGAAACATCTTAGGTCAGTCCTCCTTGGAGATGGAGACTCTGACCACACACTTCCAGTCACTAACACTGGAGAAGTGCAACCTGGTTAATGATTTTATTACCTTTATTTTTTTGCCTTCACAACAACACAGTGCTTAAAAGATTGGGTTttgtcactaaggctgcaatccagtaaacatctactcagaagtaagctcca
It encodes:
- the LOC133385737 gene encoding TP53-regulated inhibitor of apoptosis 1-like is translated as MNSLGEACTEMKREYDQCFNRWFAEKFLKGGDSSGGKPCTQLFKRYQLCTQKAIKEKDIPIEGLEFMGRSRGTSS